A single genomic interval of Cupriavidus necator harbors:
- a CDS encoding enoyl-CoA hydratase/isomerase family protein encodes MNTPQSPVLLQRHAGWAEVVLNRPARRNAVDMSLARALGDAIETLAADDSVRAVLLRGADGAFCSGLDLQALQAERGGLAAFAPLWERVHLGLLQSSKAWIVALERHAINGGAALALAGDLLVCGAGAFLQIGEIRLGMAAPRNADWLALRHSEAVAARLCLLGDRVPAPELLRLGIATELVEDAEVLDRARGLAATIGGFPADGVAAIKGGMRAATRRMASAARDKNS; translated from the coding sequence ATGAACACCCCCCAATCCCCTGTACTGCTGCAGCGCCATGCCGGCTGGGCCGAGGTGGTGCTGAACCGCCCGGCCCGCCGCAATGCCGTCGACATGTCGCTGGCACGCGCGCTGGGCGACGCCATCGAGACCCTGGCCGCCGACGACAGCGTGCGCGCCGTGCTGCTGCGCGGCGCCGACGGCGCCTTCTGTTCCGGCCTGGACCTGCAGGCACTGCAGGCGGAGCGCGGCGGGCTGGCCGCGTTTGCGCCGCTCTGGGAGCGCGTCCACCTGGGCCTGCTGCAAAGCAGCAAGGCATGGATCGTGGCGCTGGAGCGCCATGCCATCAACGGCGGCGCGGCGCTGGCGCTGGCCGGCGACCTGCTGGTGTGCGGCGCCGGGGCCTTCCTGCAGATCGGCGAGATCCGCCTGGGCATGGCCGCGCCGCGCAATGCCGACTGGCTGGCGCTGCGCCATTCCGAGGCCGTGGCCGCGCGCCTGTGCCTGCTTGGCGACCGCGTGCCCGCGCCGGAGCTGCTGCGCCTGGGCATTGCCACCGAACTGGTCGAAGACGCCGAGGTGCTGGACCGCGCGCGCGGCCTGGCCGCCACCATCGGGGGTTTTCCGGCTGATGGCGTGGCTGCGATCAAGGGCGGCATGCGCGCCGCGACGAGGCGCATGGCATCTGCTGCGCGCGACAAGAATTCCTGA
- a CDS encoding CaiB/BaiF CoA transferase family protein — MTNRQDLPLAGIRVAEFGQFIAAPGAAMMLADLGADVVKVEALRGDSARRFDGTSPQSPMYLAYNRGKRGIALDLRTPGGLDAARRLALASDVVLHNTRAGVMEALGLDAATLRAARPDLIHASISGFGTRGPSRTRPGLDIAAQAESGMMSVTGEAGGQPLKAGFALIDAATALATGNAILAALFRRERTGAGETIETSLLSVGVQMQAQLWAEYQCSGALPVRSGNSQPKAAPAADVIAVADGHIVLSAYLDEHWTRLCEAIGQPALAHDPRFACNALRVQNRPALLAILHDAMRHLSGDAARTLLERHQVVVGVVRDYHQVNASPDVRASGVLQAVDDGEGGQLELPGLPFTMASMPAGAMPAVPRLGQHTTEVLAELGFSAAEIHTMARAGAIGVEQARQEPA; from the coding sequence ATGACGAACCGGCAAGACCTGCCGCTGGCAGGCATACGCGTGGCGGAGTTCGGGCAGTTCATCGCGGCGCCGGGCGCGGCCATGATGCTGGCCGACCTGGGCGCCGACGTGGTCAAGGTGGAGGCCTTGCGCGGCGACAGCGCGCGGCGCTTTGACGGCACCAGCCCGCAGAGCCCGATGTACCTGGCCTACAACCGCGGCAAGCGCGGCATAGCGCTGGACCTGCGCACGCCCGGCGGGCTGGACGCCGCACGGCGGCTGGCGCTGGCCAGCGACGTGGTGCTGCACAACACCCGCGCCGGCGTGATGGAAGCGCTGGGGCTGGACGCCGCCACGCTGCGCGCGGCGCGTCCCGACCTGATCCATGCCTCCATCAGCGGCTTCGGCACGCGTGGGCCGTCGCGCACGCGCCCCGGGCTGGATATTGCCGCGCAGGCCGAGAGCGGCATGATGTCCGTCACCGGCGAGGCCGGCGGGCAGCCGCTGAAGGCCGGTTTTGCGCTGATCGACGCGGCCACCGCGCTGGCGACCGGCAACGCCATCCTGGCGGCGCTGTTCCGGCGCGAGCGCACCGGCGCCGGCGAGACCATCGAGACCTCGCTGCTGTCGGTCGGCGTGCAGATGCAGGCCCAGCTGTGGGCCGAGTACCAGTGCTCCGGCGCGCTGCCGGTGCGCAGCGGCAACAGCCAGCCCAAGGCCGCGCCGGCCGCGGATGTGATCGCGGTGGCGGACGGGCATATCGTGCTGTCGGCCTATCTCGACGAGCACTGGACGCGCCTGTGCGAGGCCATCGGCCAGCCGGCGCTGGCGCACGATCCGCGCTTTGCCTGCAACGCGCTGCGCGTGCAGAACCGCCCGGCGCTGCTGGCCATCCTGCACGACGCCATGCGCCACCTCAGCGGCGACGCCGCGCGCACGCTGCTGGAGCGCCACCAGGTGGTGGTGGGCGTGGTGCGCGACTACCACCAGGTCAACGCGAGCCCCGACGTGCGCGCCAGTGGCGTGCTGCAAGCCGTTGACGACGGCGAGGGCGGCCAGCTGGAGCTGCCGGGACTGCCCTTCACCATGGCCAGCATGCCGGCAGGCGCGATGCCCGCGGTGCCGCGCCTCGGCCAGCATACGACCGAGGTGCTGGCCGAGCTCGGCTTCAGCGCCGCGGAGATTCACACCATGGCCCGCGCCGGCGCGATCGGCGTGGAACAAGCCCGGCAGGAGCCCGCATGA
- a CDS encoding LysR family transcriptional regulator → MRLSQVQDFIAVAEHGSIRAGARARDVSAPALTKSIRQLEEELHVPLLTRTTRGVVLSRYGDAFLRRARLIATEARKASEEMAQMLGARNGVVRVGTTRGPAHVLLPAVVKRFRVQHPDVLVCIDSWGYPTHLDELRSGVMDMAVSPVPDEGIEREFTCEPLYNNDSVVMAHREHPLRNARSLRELIGSDWILTGQRMHGPGAAILDAFRERDLPLPRVAVRCDTIGMIEHLMQDRHLLCMLPRQMVAGRLAANGLVPLPIEDKLPSHTVSLIYRADSPMTPVAAQFATLLRREVHYLSNLPDSPLRRLD, encoded by the coding sequence ATGCGTCTGAGCCAAGTCCAGGACTTCATCGCCGTGGCCGAGCACGGCAGCATCCGCGCCGGGGCCCGTGCGCGCGACGTGTCGGCACCGGCACTGACCAAGAGCATCCGCCAGCTGGAAGAGGAGCTGCATGTGCCGCTGCTGACCCGCACCACCCGCGGCGTGGTGCTGTCGCGCTACGGCGATGCCTTCCTGCGGCGCGCGCGGCTGATCGCCACCGAGGCCCGCAAGGCCAGCGAGGAAATGGCGCAGATGCTGGGCGCGCGCAACGGCGTGGTGCGCGTCGGCACCACCCGCGGCCCGGCGCATGTGCTGCTGCCCGCGGTGGTCAAGCGCTTTCGCGTCCAGCACCCCGACGTGCTGGTGTGCATCGACAGCTGGGGCTACCCGACCCACCTGGACGAACTGCGCTCGGGCGTGATGGACATGGCAGTCAGCCCGGTCCCGGATGAGGGCATCGAGCGCGAATTCACCTGCGAGCCGCTCTACAACAACGACTCGGTCGTGATGGCGCACCGCGAGCATCCGCTGCGCAACGCCCGCAGCCTGCGCGAACTGATCGGCTCGGACTGGATCCTGACCGGCCAGCGCATGCACGGCCCGGGCGCCGCCATCCTCGATGCCTTCCGTGAACGCGATCTGCCATTGCCGCGCGTGGCAGTGCGCTGCGACACCATCGGCATGATCGAGCACCTGATGCAGGACCGCCACCTGCTGTGCATGCTGCCGCGCCAGATGGTGGCAGGCCGGCTGGCCGCCAATGGCCTGGTGCCGTTGCCGATCGAGGACAAGCTGCCCAGCCACACCGTCAGCCTGATCTACCGCGCCGATTCGCCGATGACGCCGGTGGCGGCGCAGTTCGCCACCTTGCTGCGGCGTGAAGTCCACTATCTGTCCAACCTGCCTGACAGTCCGCTGCGCCGACTTGACTGA
- a CDS encoding porin — MVMGAALAAGNAVAGTMQLFGVVDASIEYARGSESVVRMREGQQAASRWGIRGIEDLGGGLKANFLVESGFNIDNGTEFFGNNRLFGRQAYLGLSGNWGEFRLGRQYTPSFYALLRLDPFLLNGAVSPFNLLSATASQGTGHVAYGARFDNAVQYFSPKWGGFSFGAAVAPGEVPGSARSGLNFGMNATYEAGNVYAFYSYQGMYSGANVPVEPTLTSNHFVGGSYRFKPVEIGLLYSAASSDRPETRSARHYGVTFSWNVTQRDTFKAAALKRQILGGGQRPLAVTLGWDHDLSKRTTAYVRAVLVHNSPGGSVSNNSIVIDPGSGDDAKSVSVGLRHRF, encoded by the coding sequence ATGGTGATGGGTGCGGCGCTGGCCGCGGGCAATGCCGTGGCGGGCACGATGCAGTTGTTCGGGGTGGTCGATGCATCGATCGAATACGCCAGGGGCTCGGAAAGCGTGGTGCGCATGCGCGAAGGCCAGCAGGCCGCGTCGCGCTGGGGCATCCGCGGCATCGAGGACCTGGGCGGCGGGCTCAAGGCCAACTTCCTGGTCGAGTCGGGCTTCAATATCGACAACGGCACCGAGTTCTTCGGCAACAACCGGCTGTTCGGGCGGCAGGCCTATCTGGGCCTGTCGGGCAACTGGGGCGAGTTCCGGCTGGGGCGGCAGTACACGCCGTCGTTCTATGCGCTGCTGCGGCTGGATCCGTTCCTGCTCAATGGCGCGGTGTCGCCGTTCAACCTGCTGAGCGCGACCGCATCACAGGGCACCGGGCACGTGGCCTACGGCGCCCGCTTCGACAACGCGGTGCAGTATTTCTCGCCCAAGTGGGGCGGCTTTTCCTTCGGCGCAGCGGTGGCGCCGGGCGAGGTGCCGGGGTCGGCGCGCTCAGGGCTGAACTTCGGCATGAATGCGACCTACGAGGCCGGCAACGTCTACGCGTTCTACTCCTACCAGGGGATGTATTCGGGCGCCAACGTGCCGGTGGAACCGACGCTGACTTCCAACCATTTCGTCGGCGGCTCCTATCGCTTCAAGCCGGTGGAAATCGGCCTGCTGTACAGCGCCGCCAGCAGCGACCGGCCCGAGACCCGCTCGGCACGCCACTACGGCGTGACCTTCAGCTGGAACGTGACGCAGCGCGACACCTTCAAGGCCGCCGCACTCAAGCGCCAGATCCTGGGCGGCGGCCAGCGGCCGCTGGCGGTGACGCTGGGGTGGGACCATGACCTGAGCAAGCGCACCACCGCCTATGTGCGGGCGGTGCTGGTGCATAACAGCCCTGGCGGCAGCGTGAGCAACAACAGCATCGTGATCGATCCGGGTAGCGGGGATGATGCGAAGTCGGTGAGCGTGGGGTTGCGGCATCGGTTCTGA
- a CDS encoding Bug family tripartite tricarboxylate transporter substrate binding protein has translation MSSQHTGARRACATRTAALAAALALAGAASAHAEAPYPSKPIRMVLPSGAGTVTDQTARLVAERLTAALRQPVVVDNRPGANGIIANETVARAAPDGYTLLFTYAATMTVNPWTTPSLPYDPIKDFTPIARPSQPGGNLLAVSANVPVHSLQELIAYARSSKTELAYCSWGVGSGGHLAMEYLKAKTGIHLRHIPYKTATQCSNDLAAGHVTVGITDAISSVPHLKSGRIRGIAISGPERLLTAPDVPTMSQQGVPFQQASWVAIFGPRGLPAPIVNRLNAEVNRILQTPGDREKFTAMNLQPAAPSSPADLGKLVSADLAAWGEVVKVAGLQAK, from the coding sequence ATGAGCAGCCAGCACACTGGCGCCCGCAGGGCTTGTGCCACGCGCACAGCAGCCCTGGCCGCGGCGCTGGCCCTGGCGGGCGCCGCCAGCGCGCACGCCGAGGCCCCGTACCCCAGCAAGCCCATCCGCATGGTGCTGCCCTCGGGCGCGGGCACCGTCACCGACCAGACGGCACGGCTGGTGGCCGAGCGCCTGACCGCCGCGCTCAGGCAGCCGGTGGTGGTCGACAACCGCCCCGGCGCCAACGGCATCATCGCCAACGAGACCGTGGCGCGCGCCGCGCCCGACGGCTACACGTTGCTGTTCACCTATGCCGCGACCATGACGGTGAACCCGTGGACCACGCCGTCGCTGCCCTATGACCCGATCAAGGACTTCACCCCCATCGCACGCCCCAGCCAGCCCGGCGGCAACCTGCTCGCGGTCAGCGCCAATGTGCCGGTGCACAGCCTGCAGGAGCTGATTGCCTACGCCAGGTCCAGCAAGACGGAACTGGCGTACTGCTCTTGGGGCGTGGGCTCGGGCGGCCACCTGGCCATGGAATACCTGAAGGCCAAGACCGGCATCCACCTGCGCCATATCCCCTACAAGACCGCCACCCAGTGCAGCAACGACCTGGCCGCGGGCCACGTCACCGTCGGCATCACCGACGCCATCTCGTCGGTCCCGCACCTGAAGTCCGGCCGCATACGGGGCATTGCGATCTCCGGACCGGAGCGCCTGCTGACGGCTCCGGACGTGCCGACCATGTCGCAGCAGGGCGTGCCCTTCCAGCAAGCCAGCTGGGTCGCGATCTTCGGCCCCAGGGGCCTGCCCGCGCCGATCGTCAACCGGCTCAACGCCGAGGTGAATCGCATCCTGCAGACACCGGGCGACCGCGAGAAATTCACTGCCATGAACCTGCAGCCGGCCGCGCCGTCGAGCCCGGCCGACCTGGGCAAGCTGGTCAGCGCCGACCTGGCCGCGTGGGGCGAGGTGGTGAAGGTGGCGGGGCTGCAGGCGAAGTAA
- a CDS encoding DUF6708 domain-containing protein, with the protein MKFPTKDERTPFYFRQQGKPLGKWEQEHRLHVGQPASEHVLESGNVYRIDSTCLEITDESQARMQNVGLLWIICSAFASFSLFYGLLLATSPFRDSEEMMAKNGYWFGTIVGILLGFSSAGFFGLLAFDPMRRNMFTLKRRPIRLNRKTRRIYAIRTKDPGGIWEVPWNHDEFFCVGHRRMGGFSRAYDMYDIRHYQLDASGNVVRAFVLGQFVFTLEEAYAQWEYYRRYMQDGPAGLPEPYRFWAPRETFWEGYKICRGGKFSGAFFTLTDVIFAPFALLDAIARWLVLVTCSDPVWPPEIEAACKPMPNDPYARPYADDYIGVPSGPDARPSREDLARMLDQQQERRKRGALTRAEAEALLRSTTEQTT; encoded by the coding sequence ATGAAATTCCCGACCAAGGATGAACGCACGCCTTTCTACTTCCGCCAACAGGGCAAACCGCTGGGCAAGTGGGAGCAAGAACACCGGCTCCATGTCGGCCAGCCTGCCAGCGAGCATGTGCTGGAGAGCGGCAATGTCTACCGCATTGATTCGACCTGCCTGGAGATCACCGATGAGTCGCAGGCTCGGATGCAGAACGTTGGTCTGCTTTGGATTATCTGTTCAGCATTTGCGTCGTTTTCTCTCTTTTACGGATTATTGCTTGCAACTAGCCCATTCAGAGACTCTGAGGAAATGATGGCGAAGAACGGGTATTGGTTCGGTACGATCGTCGGCATATTACTTGGCTTTAGTTCTGCAGGCTTCTTCGGTCTGCTTGCCTTCGATCCGATGCGTCGCAACATGTTCACGCTGAAGCGCCGCCCCATCCGCCTGAACCGGAAGACCCGTCGTATCTATGCCATTCGCACCAAGGACCCGGGCGGCATCTGGGAAGTGCCATGGAACCATGACGAATTCTTCTGTGTGGGCCATCGGCGCATGGGCGGATTTTCACGCGCCTATGACATGTACGACATCCGCCATTACCAGCTCGACGCGAGTGGCAACGTCGTCCGCGCATTCGTGCTCGGCCAGTTCGTCTTCACCCTGGAAGAAGCCTACGCGCAGTGGGAATACTACCGCCGCTACATGCAGGACGGGCCGGCTGGGCTGCCCGAGCCATATCGCTTCTGGGCGCCGCGGGAAACGTTCTGGGAAGGCTACAAGATCTGCAGAGGGGGTAAATTCTCCGGAGCGTTCTTCACCTTGACCGACGTCATCTTTGCACCGTTCGCACTGCTGGATGCGATCGCCCGCTGGCTCGTGCTCGTCACGTGCAGTGATCCCGTGTGGCCGCCGGAGATCGAGGCGGCGTGCAAGCCCATGCCCAATGACCCGTACGCGCGCCCGTACGCCGACGACTACATCGGCGTGCCGAGCGGCCCGGATGCCAGGCCCTCCCGCGAGGATCTGGCGCGAATGCTCGACCAGCAGCAGGAGCGACGCAAGCGTGGCGCGCTGACCCGCGCGGAAGCGGAAGCCCTGCTTCGAAGCACTACGGAACAGACCACATGA
- a CDS encoding T6SS effector BTH_I2691 family protein — protein MAWTKAQLNDNKHKVDVRRAHMQCLDVAAWMGNQNQPHAGRATEINKRVASFAMTPEAQQQAFRHLSATPPGTINLGEIAPIGPISGSMLADRMEIVSPGKAMMLAFNDPLAITEDLGILTNPKLHAKANNGVIWDKATDLFLDTLEKNIRANAEAQHTKEAEAAAAEAERMKTTPDGFPAYELMSVLFNGKATAERWKREDAEREATRLARKKAASDAAWKPYEDELTPGKRHQDLSPRLKALNEDVLAPIATSLAQWLMSPQLASYMQYRHDKMDLPHGYVYNESLTRCLENALDTVECRRVIQRWFNEANPENHSNLLARALLLDHKPIIDTVPDPTDQGYAAIFGILKSGLDKMDSMAKGLTLPEALAKMGLVPRLTWILADQIIPTLANSFSSASARLALYGMSLLGGVRLIAPTASVMQIRAVVLNDLSTVNPELYKQLDRTRRREDAVALGRAAKRMAQTARLVWFKTEDLERIPELSALKLRTANDVPGVRQVKAVLGSRFVNVGAVACILQGLALYHATQSFRAAGEFDEPERGIKLVGGLVSMAGTLAEQTGVVLEKAPTHVIVRRIMRSPPKAEWLEMGKKLAVRGRWIGFAGAAVGVGWDAYHAYDEGMRGNRTVSILYFGSAMSGGAAAVLPLATEEFLAFLVGVPSWPFLVVLLAVNIGILILDDPATLKWAKRCRFSKGPASERYTSLETESFEFVQLGLKDVK, from the coding sequence GTGGCCTGGACCAAGGCCCAACTGAACGACAACAAGCACAAAGTCGATGTGCGCAGGGCTCATATGCAATGCCTCGACGTGGCCGCCTGGATGGGCAACCAGAACCAGCCACACGCCGGCCGCGCGACGGAAATCAACAAGCGCGTGGCATCGTTCGCCATGACGCCCGAAGCGCAGCAACAAGCATTCCGGCATCTGAGCGCCACACCACCCGGAACCATTAACCTGGGCGAGATTGCTCCGATTGGCCCCATAAGCGGTTCGATGCTTGCGGATCGGATGGAGATCGTGTCCCCCGGCAAGGCGATGATGCTGGCGTTCAATGATCCGCTCGCAATCACTGAAGACCTGGGCATCCTGACCAATCCCAAGCTGCACGCTAAGGCAAACAACGGCGTCATCTGGGACAAGGCAACAGATCTGTTCCTGGATACGCTCGAAAAGAACATCCGGGCCAACGCCGAGGCGCAGCACACGAAAGAGGCGGAGGCCGCGGCGGCCGAGGCTGAGCGCATGAAGACCACGCCGGATGGATTTCCGGCTTACGAACTCATGTCGGTTCTGTTTAATGGAAAAGCGACGGCCGAGCGATGGAAGCGCGAAGATGCGGAGCGTGAAGCCACGCGACTTGCCCGCAAGAAAGCCGCCAGTGACGCCGCCTGGAAACCCTACGAAGACGAACTCACGCCAGGCAAGCGCCACCAGGACCTGAGTCCCAGACTGAAGGCCCTCAACGAGGACGTGCTGGCACCCATTGCGACCTCGCTCGCACAGTGGCTCATGAGTCCTCAGCTTGCTTCCTACATGCAATACCGGCATGACAAGATGGACCTGCCGCACGGCTATGTCTACAACGAATCCCTGACGCGCTGCCTGGAGAACGCGCTCGACACCGTGGAATGCCGTCGGGTCATCCAGCGTTGGTTCAACGAGGCGAATCCGGAGAACCACAGCAATCTGCTTGCGCGCGCCCTGTTGCTGGACCACAAGCCCATCATCGACACGGTGCCGGACCCGACCGACCAGGGCTATGCTGCCATCTTCGGCATCCTGAAGAGCGGTCTCGACAAGATGGACTCCATGGCAAAGGGCCTCACTCTTCCCGAAGCCCTAGCGAAGATGGGCCTGGTACCGCGCCTGACCTGGATACTGGCCGACCAGATCATCCCGACCCTTGCAAACAGCTTCAGTTCGGCATCGGCCAGGCTCGCCTTGTACGGGATGAGCCTGCTAGGCGGCGTGCGCCTGATCGCCCCGACGGCCAGCGTCATGCAAATCCGCGCGGTCGTGCTGAACGATCTCTCCACAGTGAATCCGGAGTTGTACAAGCAACTGGACCGCACCCGACGGCGCGAGGACGCCGTGGCACTCGGACGCGCGGCCAAGCGCATGGCTCAAACCGCCAGATTGGTGTGGTTCAAGACAGAGGACCTGGAGCGCATTCCGGAACTGAGCGCCCTCAAGCTGCGTACCGCCAATGACGTGCCTGGGGTGCGGCAAGTCAAGGCGGTCCTGGGTTCACGCTTCGTGAATGTCGGGGCGGTCGCCTGCATCCTGCAGGGACTGGCACTCTATCACGCCACGCAATCGTTCCGCGCAGCGGGCGAGTTCGACGAACCCGAAAGAGGAATCAAGCTGGTCGGCGGCCTGGTGTCCATGGCCGGGACCCTTGCCGAGCAGACTGGCGTCGTGCTGGAGAAGGCGCCGACGCACGTAATTGTCCGGCGCATCATGCGCTCGCCGCCGAAGGCGGAATGGCTGGAAATGGGCAAGAAGCTGGCTGTCAGAGGGCGTTGGATTGGTTTTGCCGGGGCTGCAGTTGGGGTGGGATGGGATGCGTACCATGCCTACGATGAAGGCATGAGGGGAAACCGGACAGTCTCAATACTATATTTTGGCTCTGCGATGTCCGGAGGCGCAGCAGCCGTCCTCCCGCTGGCGACTGAAGAATTCCTGGCCTTCCTCGTTGGGGTGCCTAGCTGGCCGTTCCTAGTCGTGTTGCTCGCGGTGAACATCGGCATCCTGATACTAGACGACCCGGCGACGCTCAAGTGGGCCAAGCGTTGCCGTTTCAGCAAGGGACCCGCCAGCGAACGCTACACCAGCCTGGAGACCGAGTCGTTCGAGTTCGTGCAACTGGGCCTCAAGGACGTCAAATAG
- a CDS encoding acyl-CoA dehydrogenase family protein, translated as MSDPTDDRRMLQESVRRYVERGYGFEQRRAALAEPDGFSRKHWQAFAEMGWLAVGLPEACGGLGDAADQALLAEELGRAQPAEPWLANAALCAPLLAACGDPAHAAIAAAMAEGGAMLALAAWETQGRYDAFDISTTAQQHEPGQWTLDGRKTLVLGGGSAAVLLVLARSGGQRRDRDGLTLFAVPADMRGISVDALPTYDGRQTASVTLRRATVPDSARIGPVDGAWPLVEAAIDQATVMACAEAVGTMSRAFDLTRDYLVTREQFGRALTANQVIRHRLVDLYVSVEQARAITELAANALHGDAVARMRAVSHAKAFVSDAGRALGEDVVQLHGAVGMTDEMEIGHCYKRLAAHANLFGDADWHYERLAALDHAAQAQA; from the coding sequence ATGAGCGATCCAACGGACGATCGCCGCATGCTGCAGGAAAGCGTGCGGCGCTATGTCGAACGCGGCTACGGCTTCGAGCAGCGCCGCGCGGCGCTGGCCGAGCCCGATGGCTTCTCGCGCAAGCACTGGCAGGCGTTTGCCGAAATGGGCTGGCTGGCCGTGGGGCTGCCCGAAGCCTGCGGCGGCCTGGGCGATGCCGCGGACCAGGCCCTGCTGGCCGAGGAACTGGGCCGCGCCCAGCCTGCCGAGCCCTGGCTGGCCAATGCCGCGCTGTGCGCGCCGCTGCTGGCCGCCTGCGGCGATCCCGCCCACGCCGCGATCGCGGCGGCGATGGCCGAGGGTGGCGCGATGCTGGCGCTGGCCGCATGGGAAACGCAGGGACGCTATGACGCCTTCGATATCAGCACCACCGCGCAACAGCATGAGCCGGGGCAATGGACGCTGGACGGCCGCAAGACCCTGGTGCTGGGCGGCGGCAGCGCCGCGGTGCTGCTGGTGCTGGCGCGTAGCGGCGGCCAGCGCCGCGACCGCGACGGCCTGACACTGTTCGCGGTGCCGGCCGACATGCGCGGCATCAGCGTCGATGCGCTGCCGACCTACGACGGCCGCCAGACCGCCAGCGTGACGCTGCGCCGCGCGACCGTGCCGGACAGCGCGCGCATCGGCCCGGTGGACGGCGCCTGGCCGCTGGTGGAAGCCGCCATCGACCAGGCCACGGTGATGGCCTGCGCCGAAGCCGTGGGCACCATGTCGCGCGCGTTCGACCTGACCCGCGACTACCTGGTGACGCGCGAGCAGTTCGGCCGCGCGCTGACGGCCAACCAGGTGATCCGGCACCGGCTGGTGGACCTCTATGTCAGCGTCGAGCAGGCACGCGCCATCACCGAGCTGGCGGCCAACGCCCTGCATGGCGATGCGGTGGCGCGCATGCGCGCGGTATCCCATGCCAAGGCCTTTGTCTCGGATGCCGGGCGCGCGCTCGGCGAAGACGTGGTGCAGCTGCACGGTGCGGTGGGCATGACCGACGAGATGGAAATCGGCCACTGCTACAAGCGCCTGGCAGCCCACGCCAACCTGTTCGGCGATGCCGACTGGCACTACGAACGGCTGGCGGCACTCGATCACGCGGCGCAGGCGCAAGCCTGA
- a CDS encoding acyl-CoA dehydrogenase family protein has translation MTDSITTDDDASLQDFRREVREFVARSLPHAVREKVRLGLELSKPELVDWQRRLAERGWLAPHWPAEWQGCNWSAERRAAFQEELVLAHAPESGGITFEMIGPILIRYGTPAQQQYFLPRILNQEHWWCQGYSEPNSGSDLASLKTRAVRKTRPDGTEVYVVSGSKIWTSYAQYADWVFCLVRTDTEARAQRGISFLLIDMRSPGVSVRPLVGIHGWHLFNQVFFDEVEVPVQNLVGEENAGWTIAKSLLEHERLNLARVAENRRRLAKVRAIGNELEEGGQPLSQRPWFARRMRALEVRLEALAATVLRFRKRARAGETLGPETGMLKLLGSRLIQDIENLAVDALGPDTLAYDRAAHFEPAVPQAGQSAYAAAASARRFVTRGYSIAGGSSEIQHELLAKQVLGL, from the coding sequence ATGACAGATTCCATCACCACCGACGACGACGCGTCGCTGCAGGACTTCCGCCGCGAGGTGCGCGAGTTCGTCGCCCGGTCGCTGCCCCATGCCGTGCGCGAGAAAGTCCGCCTCGGACTGGAACTCAGCAAGCCAGAGCTGGTCGACTGGCAGCGCCGGCTGGCCGAACGCGGCTGGCTGGCGCCGCACTGGCCGGCTGAATGGCAGGGCTGCAACTGGAGCGCCGAGCGCCGCGCCGCATTCCAGGAAGAACTGGTGCTGGCGCACGCGCCCGAGAGCGGCGGCATCACCTTCGAGATGATCGGCCCGATCCTGATCCGCTACGGCACGCCGGCGCAGCAGCAGTACTTCCTGCCGCGCATCCTGAACCAGGAGCACTGGTGGTGCCAGGGCTATTCCGAACCGAACTCCGGCTCCGACCTGGCTTCGCTGAAGACGCGTGCGGTGCGCAAGACGCGGCCCGACGGCACCGAGGTCTACGTGGTCAGCGGCAGCAAGATCTGGACCTCCTACGCGCAGTACGCGGACTGGGTCTTCTGCCTGGTGCGCACCGATACCGAGGCGCGCGCGCAGCGGGGCATCAGCTTCCTGCTGATCGACATGCGCAGCCCCGGCGTCAGCGTGCGGCCGCTGGTGGGCATCCATGGCTGGCACCTGTTCAACCAGGTGTTCTTCGACGAGGTGGAAGTGCCGGTGCAGAACCTCGTCGGCGAGGAGAACGCCGGCTGGACCATCGCCAAGTCCCTGCTCGAGCATGAGCGGCTGAACCTGGCGCGCGTGGCGGAGAACCGCCGCCGCCTGGCCAAGGTGCGCGCCATCGGCAACGAGCTGGAGGAGGGCGGCCAGCCGCTGTCGCAGCGCCCGTGGTTTGCACGCCGGATGCGCGCGCTGGAGGTGCGGCTCGAAGCGCTGGCTGCAACCGTGCTGCGCTTTCGCAAGCGGGCGCGCGCCGGCGAAACGCTGGGGCCGGAGACCGGCATGCTCAAGCTGCTGGGCAGCCGGCTGATCCAGGACATCGAGAACCTGGCGGTCGATGCGCTGGGGCCGGACACGCTGGCCTATGACCGCGCCGCGCACTTCGAGCCCGCCGTGCCGCAAGCGGGACAGTCGGCGTACGCCGCGGCGGCATCGGCGCGCCGCTTCGTCACCCGCGGCTACTCCATTGCCGGCGGCTCCAGCGAGATCCAGCACGAACTGCTGGCCAAGCAGGTGCTGGGCCTGTAG